CAGACTTCTGATGCGTCCTGGGCCAGCATACGCTTCACAATCTCGATGTCGCCTGAGCGTCACGCGCAAACCAAGGCGGGACTTGTTGAACTCGTTAATTTGCGCAACGACTTAGTCCACCACCTCATCGAACGTTTCGACATTTCCGACGCAAGTGGCTGCCGTGCCGCATCCAGCCACTTGGACAGCTGTTACCAGCGAATTGATGGCCACTGCCAGCTCCTGAAAACTTGGGCTAGTAACTTAGGTGAGTTCAGGACGCGCGTCTCTTCACTCGTACAGTCAAAGGCTTTTGAAGATGCCTTCGTACACGGCGCCAACCCCGACGGCTCGGTATGTTGGACAAGGAGCTCGATAGTTGAATGTCTGCGCAACGCAGAGGCAGCTTACCAAACCGACGGCTGGACGCCGCTTGATGCTGCGATAACGTTCATTTCGAAGGAACACCGAGACCAGACACCTAGAAAATATGGCTGCAGGACTTGGCGACAGGTCTTGAAGAAATCAGGGCTGTTTGAACTCCGGAGCAGCGCCAGTCCAGTTGGCAAAAGAGGACAGACTTGGTATCGCAGTCAAACGGCGCCACGCTGAGACTAGCAACGACTATCGCCGCGGACCACCTAATTAGCTGCCTCAGATTTTGTCGTACGTTTTTAAAATTGAATCGCCAGTTCCGTGGTACTTAATATCTGATTCGAATGACCAACATGACTTCGAGCACAATGTACGACCAGCAGTTTTCCCGAATTGGTCACTTTCAACTGTACCCTGAGTTATACCCTTGGGTCGGCCAATCCTTTCATAAGCATTGCCTTCGGATTCTCGTGCTAGGGGAGAGCCACTACTTGGACCGGGCCAGCGACTATCATCACGATGCTGCCGGGTGGTATGCCGGCATTGACATCCAAGGGAAACCCGACAGGACTTGGACAATCACGCGCAATATTGTCGCCAACGGTCTCGCAAATCAGTGGAAGGAGAAGTCGAAAACCATTTATCGCAACATCGAAGCCGCTGCAGTTGATGCCGGCGTTGGCACATCAAAGGCAGACTCTCCTTTTCACAGCATGGCCTTCATGAACTACTTCCAGCGACCAGCGCAAGTCTCGGGGAAATCTATTGTGGTTTCGGCGCTCGATAAAAGCCATAGTTCGATGGTGTTGAACACTGTCCTGGAGATTCTAAGTCCGCAGATTGTCATTTTTTGTAGCGTCCTGGCATGGAGAGCCGCAAGGGAGTCAGTTCAAGGACACCAACACATTCGATTCGCTTTTACGCCGCATCCAGCTACTCGTTGGTGGCACACTCCCATGCGCAAGTACAAGCACAAGAGTGGTCGGCAAATCTTCATCGAGGCTTTGCAAACGGACTGCCGAATTGCCGGAAGACCAGCGTAGGGGCTTTTGGAACAGTCAAGTCAATTAGAAATTTTGATGACGGGCCCCTTTGCATATTACGTGGCGACGAGCCCTCACCAAAGCTGGGCAGTTGGAGCTTCGGAGCGCCGCGATTCCCGGTGGGACGGGGGTGACTCACTATCAGCTGTGCTAAAAGTCGGCACTCGAGGCGAAGCAAGTCGTCAGTATGAATAAACTTCAACCAGGCAAACGCCCAGCCTTCGAAAGCTCTTCAATGGCTTCAAATACTCTACACAACCGAGTCGACCCTTGGGGCCGATTGTGCGCAGTCCCATCTAGGGGAACCCTGATGGGAAACCGTGGCATCCTTCACGATGATGAAAACAGAATCGTTAGGCCTTGGGCTCACAAGGGGTGGGTAACCTGCCTGCTTGAGTTCAAAGGTATCAAGCGGCCGAAGCCGTTTTCGAAAGGGAATTACTCCGAGCTTTTTTTCCTCGACGAAGCGACAGCCTTTGCGGCGGGACATCGGCCGTGCGCGTACTGCCAGC
This genomic stretch from Massilia sp. 9096 harbors:
- a CDS encoding OST-HTH/LOTUS domain-containing protein; this encodes MESAVAVLQHEVQRKLGCCMLRLQQYERLLKAVLPSMAVAGPPEQLQAVQGKQALSMRNRTLGSLVGMFTEQHLTAASADIQVGPDEDTGANGQTSDASWASIRFTISMSPERHAQTKAGLVELVNLRNDLVHHLIERFDISDASGCRAASSHLDSCYQRIDGHCQLLKTWASNLGEFRTRVSSLVQSKAFEDAFVHGANPDGSVCWTRSSIVECLRNAEAAYQTDGWTPLDAAITFISKEHRDQTPRKYGCRTWRQVLKKSGLFELRSSASPVGKRGQTWYRSQTAPR